The genome window CGCCAGGTAGTATTCGACCGCGTTGTTGCCGGCCGGCGCGTACATGCGGTTTTCGCGCAGCGCCTGGCTGGCCGCTGCGTGCAACTGCTCGGTGCCCATCGACCGCACCTTGGCCGAGACCGGCGGTGCGGCCGGCGCGGTGGCTGCGGGTGCCGCCGCCGGCGTGGCGACCGGCGTGGCGTCTTCCTGCCTGGAACAGGCCGCCAGCGTGGCGAGCAGCAAGACCGGCGCCATGCGGCGCGCCTTCGCGAATGTCGTAACCTGCAACATGCTTTCCCCTACTCCCCGGTGATGGCAATGAAATACGCAGCGGCGGTTCTCCCGCGCAGCCGGCATGGCTCCCTCGTTCCCTGCCAGCGCACCCCGCCCGTCAATCTAGCATCCACTTCCGCCGCGTGCTCGACGGCTGCGTGGCGGCCGCCGCAAAAGCGTGAGCGCGTGCACGCGAGGTCAGTGCGCCGGTTTCGCCGGCGCGGACATCAGCCGGTCGGTCCAGGCGATGCCGATCGCCGACAGGATGAAGATGCCGTGGATGATGGTCTGCCACAGCACCCCGGTCTGGGTCAGCGTCGCGCAGCTCTTCAGGTCCACGGTGGCCGCCGCGCTGGCCAATTGGTCCGGCGAGCACAGCGGCATGCCGCCCAGCGCGCCGACCGCGATGAAGGTCTTGAGCAGGTGGATCGAGGAGATGCCGATGATCGACAGCGCCAGCTTCACCTTCAACACGCTGGCATTGACGTGGCTCAGCCACTCCGGCTGGTCCGGATGGCCTTCCAGGCCCAGCCGCGAGACGAAGGTTTCGTAGCCGCCGACGATCACCATCACCAGCAGGTTGGAGATCATCACCACGTCGATCAGGCCGAGCACGATCAACATGATCTGCTGTTCGCCCAGGCTCGGCGCCTCATGGATCAGGTGCCACAACTCCTTTCCGAACAGGAACACATAGACGCCCTGGGCCACGATCAACCCCAGGTACAGCGGCAACTGCAGCCAGCGCGAGGCGAAGATCAGGCTGGACAGCGGGTTGAGGCGGGGCGGCTGAGGCGCAGGGCTCATGGCGTGGTATCGAATGCTGCGGTGCAGGAAGGCGCAGGGTACTGGCCCGCCGGGATGCTGCCAAGCGCGCACCACGGCTACACTGGACACCCCGTTTCCGGACCGCCGCCATGATCGATCTGTACTACTGGCCCACGCCCAACGGCCACAAGGTCACCTTGCTGCTCGAAGAGGCCGGGATGGACTACACCATCAAGCCGGTCAACATCGGCGCCGGCGAGCAGTTCGCGCCGGCGTTCCTGGCGATCTCGCCGAACAACAAGATGCCGGCGATCGTGGACCATGCACCGGCCGACGGCGGCGCGCCGCAGAGCGTGTTCGAGTCCGGTGCGATCCTGCTGTACCTGGCCGAGAAGACCGGGCGCTTCCTGCCGGCCGATCCGCGAGGGCGCGTCGTCGCGCTGGAGTGGCTGTTCTGGCAGATGGCCGGGCTCGGCCCGATGAGCGGGCAGATGGGCCACTTCAACGTGTATGCGCCGGAGAAGATCGGCTACGCGATCGACCGCTACAACGCCGAGGTGCGGCGCCTGCACGGCGTGCTCGACAAGCGCCTGGCGCACAGCGAGTACCTGGCCGGCACCGAATACGGCATCGCCGACATGGCCAGCTATCCGTGGATCGAGGTGTACAACGGACTCAGCCCCGACTATGCCGCGTTCCCGCACCTCAAGCGCTGGCACGACGCGATCGGTGCGCGCCCGGCCACGCAGCGCGCCTACGCGCTGAAACGGCAGGTCAACCCGGACGCCGGCAAGCCGCTCAGCGATGCGCAACGCAAGCATCTGTTCGGCCAGCGCTGAACCGGCCTGCGTCACGCTTCTCAATCCCCGGGCGCACGCGCATCCTGCTGCGCCGGGTGCTCCGCCAGGAACCTTCATGCGCTCTGTGTTCGCCGCTCTCGCCCTCATGCTCGCCACGTCCCTCGCTCCCGCGCACGCCGAAAAACTGACCCTGGACGCCATCACCGGCAGCAAGCCGCTGTCCGGGCCGACCTTGATGAAGCCGCAGGTCGCGCCGGACGGCTCGCGGGTGACCTTCCTGCGCGGCAAGGACAGCGACCGCAACCAGCTCGACCTGTGGGAATACGACATCGCCAGCGGCCAGACCCGCTTGCTGGTGGATGCGAAGGTGGTGCTGCCCGGCACCGAGACGCTGAGCGAGGAGGAAAAGGCGCGGCGCGAGCGCCAGCGCATTTCCGCCTATGCCGGCATCGTCGATTACCAGTGGGCGCCGGATGCGCATGCGCTGCTGTTCCCGCTCGGCGGCGAGCTGTATCTGTACGACCTGCGCAAGACCGGCAGCGCCGCGGTGCGCAAGCTGACCCAGGGCGAAGGCTTCGCCACCGATCCGAAGATCTCGCCGAAGGGCGGCTACGTCAGCTTCGTGCGTGCGCGCAACCTGTGGGTGATCGACCTGGCCAGCGGCCAGCAGCACCAGCTGACCCGCGACGGCAGCGAGACGATCGGCAACGGCGTGGCCGAGTTCGTCGCCGACGAGGAGATGGACCGGCATACCGGCTACTGGTGGGCGCCGGACGATTCGGCGATCGCCTTCGCGCGCATCGACGAAGCCGGCGTGCCGGTGCAGAAGCGCCCGGAGGTGTATGCCGACCACACCGAGGTGATCGAGCAGCGCTATCCGCAGGCCGGGCAGCCCAACGTCAGGATCCAGCTCGGGGTGATCGCGCCACGTGCCGACGCGCAGCCGCAGTGGATCGACCTGGGCAAGAATCCGGACATCTACCTGGCACGGGTGGACTGGCGCGATGCGCAGCGGCTGACCTTCCAGCGCCAGTCGCGCGACCAGAAAAAGCTCGAACTGATCGAGGCGACCCTGGCCGGCGGCAAGCAGCGCGTGCTGGTCACCGAGACCAGCAAGACCTGGGTGCCGCTCAACCACGACCTGCATTTCCTCAAGGACGGGCGCTTCGTCTGGGGCTCGGAGCGCAGCGGCTACGCGCACCTGTACCTGGCCTCGGAAGACGGGCGCAAACTGGCGCCGCTGACCCACGGCGACTGGATCGTGGACGAACTGCTGGCAGTGGACGAAGGCGCCGGCAAGGTCTACTTCGCCGCGACCAAGGAATCGCCGACCCAGACCGAGCTCTACGCGGTGCCGCTGGCCGGCGGCGCGATCGAGAAGCTGTCAAAGCCCAACGGCACGCATGCGGCCAGCTTCGCCAAGAACGCCAGCGTCTACGTCGACAGCTGGTCAAACACCACCACGCCGCCGCAGATCGAACTGTTCCGCGCCAATGGCGAAAAGATCGCCACGCTGCTGGTCAACGACCTGGCCGATCCGCAGCATCCCTACAGCAAGTACCGCGACGCGCAGCGTCCAGTCGAGTTCGGCAGCCTGACCGCGGCCGACGGCAAGACGCCGCTGCACTACCGGCTGACCAAGCCGGCCGGCTTCGACCCGTCCAAGCGCTATCCGGTGGTGGTCTACGTCTACGGCGGCCCGGCCGCGCAGACCGTGCTCGACAGCTGGCCGGCACGCGGCGACGCGCTGTTCGACCAGTACCTGGCGCAGCACGGCTACGTCGTGTTCTCGCTCGACAACCGCGGCACGCCGCGCCGCGGCCGCGATTTCGGCGGCGCGCTGTACCAGCGCCAGGGTACGGTGGAAGTGGACGACCAACTGCGCGGCGTGGCCTGGCTGAAGGCGCAGCCGTGGGTGGATGCCGCGCGCATCGGCGTGTACGGCTGGTCCAACGGCGGCTACATGACCCTGATGCTGCTGGCCAGGCACAGCGAGGCCTATGCCTGCGGCGTGGCCGGCGCGCCGGTGACCGATTGGGGGCTGTACGACAGCCACTACACCGAGCGCTACATGAACCTGCCCGCGGCCAATCCGGACGGCTACCGCGACGGCCGCGTGGCCGCGCATCTGGACGGCCTGCATTCGCCGCTGCTGCTGATCCACGGCATGGCCGACGACAACGTGCTGTTCACCAATTCCACTTCGCTGATGAGCGAGCTGCAGAAACGCGGCAAGTTGTTCGAGCTGATGACCTATCCCGGCGCCAAGCACGGCCTGTCCGGCACCAATGCGCTGCACCGCTACCGCACCACCGAAGCGTTTCTGGCGCGTTGCCTGACGCCCTGACCGCCCTCCGCACCCACGCTCGCCGAAAAGGAGTTCTGCATGTCCACGCCGCCGCCGCTGCCCGGTTCCCCCCTGTCTGATCCCGTTGCCGCCGCGTCGCCGACGGCGGCCCGCAAAGGCTGGTGGGCACGCCACTGGAAATGGGCGGTGCCGCTGCTGGCCTTGCTGCTCGGCGCGATGCTGCTGGCCTCGATGGCGGTGTTCGTGCTCGGCATCGCGCGCGTCACCAAGGCATCCGAGCCGTACCGCGTCGGCCTGATGGCCGCGCAGCGCGACCAGCGGGTCATCGCGGCGCTGGGCGCGCCGGTCAAGGATGGGATCATGCCCAGCGGCAGCATTTCCACCAGCAACGGCAGCGGCAGCGCCAATCTCAGCGTGTCGCTGCACGGCGCGCGCGGCAACGGCACCTTGTACATCGAGGCCGAACGCCATGCCGGGCAATGGCATTACACGACGCTGCAGGTGCTGCCCGACGCCGGCGAGGCGATTCCGCTGCTCGAGGATGTCGCGCCGGACCAGGAGGACGGCGGCGAAACCGATGCCGAATCCGATTCCGACGCGGATGCCGCCAGCCAGAGACAGGCCGAAGTGGACCCGTCTGCGCCGGTCGCGGCGGATAGCACGCAGTAAGCGCATCAGCGGCTGTGGCGTGCGCCGCGGCTGCAGACGGGACGCAAGCCGCCCGGCCATTCCGTCGAGTCGCTGCGTTGCGTGGGCAGGGGGATGCCGTGCATCGCGCTGTCGCCGTGCTGCCGATCGCAGACGGTGTAGCCGTGTGCACGACTCGCGGGCCTGCAGCGACCGTCGCGCAATTCGGATCGCTACCCTGACCGCCTCCGTTTCGTGCGCGATCGCCGGCCATCCGGCGCGGCCATGACCTGCGGCAGCTTGCCGGCCGCACGCGCGCCGCGTACGGTCGCCGCATCGCCCCGCTGGAAATCCGCCGATGAGAACGAGCGCCTGCTGCTGCCGTAGCAGGATGCGCCGCAGATGGTGCTCGGCGGGCTCAACAACCTGCTGTCCGAACAGGTGCCGACGGCGCGCCGGGCCAAGGCGCTGGACCGGCTGTAGCGCTATGTCGGCCTGCTGCCCGGCAGCACTTCCATGCTGCTGGCGCGCCAGTGTTACGAGGAAAAGCGCGCCGACGGTTCGCTGTTGCCGCCGACCCGACGCGAGGTCGAACAGGCCTTGAGCAACGTGGACACCTATGCCAGGGGCATTATAGGATCGACGGCACCGAACCGGCGCTGGCGGCGATGGACAGACAGTTCAAGGACTACGCCGCTTGGACGCGCAAGGTGGTGCTGCCGAAGGCGCGCGAGGACGCGCGCCTGCCGCCGGAACTGTATGCCTTCCAGTGCGCCTGGGGTCGGCGGCCGAGAGTGCGGCGCAACCGGCGCCGCATTTCCGCCCGGCGCCGCTGGTCGGCAATACCGGCGAGCAGGGCAGCTTCGTGCTGCCGCTGGGCAATCCGGATACCTCCGGCAAGGGCGAGCATTACGACGACTTCAACTTCGGCTCGGCGGCGTGGACGCTGAGTGCGCACGAGGGCCGGCCCGGCCACGAACTGCAGTTCACCGCGATGGTCGAGCGCGGCGTGTCGCTGGCGCGCAGCATGTTCGCGTTCAATTCGGTCAACGTCGAGGGCTGGACGCTGTACGCCGAGGCCGAAATGGTGCCGTACGAACCGCTAGACGGGCAGCTGA of Xanthomonas translucens pv. cerealis contains these proteins:
- a CDS encoding TIGR00645 family protein, which translates into the protein MSPAPQPPRLNPLSSLIFASRWLQLPLYLGLIVAQGVYVFLFGKELWHLIHEAPSLGEQQIMLIVLGLIDVVMISNLLVMVIVGGYETFVSRLGLEGHPDQPEWLSHVNASVLKVKLALSIIGISSIHLLKTFIAVGALGGMPLCSPDQLASAAATVDLKSCATLTQTGVLWQTIIHGIFILSAIGIAWTDRLMSAPAKPAH
- a CDS encoding glutathione binding-like protein is translated as MIDLYYWPTPNGHKVTLLLEEAGMDYTIKPVNIGAGEQFAPAFLAISPNNKMPAIVDHAPADGGAPQSVFESGAILLYLAEKTGRFLPADPRGRVVALEWLFWQMAGLGPMSGQMGHFNVYAPEKIGYAIDRYNAEVRRLHGVLDKRLAHSEYLAGTEYGIADMASYPWIEVYNGLSPDYAAFPHLKRWHDAIGARPATQRAYALKRQVNPDAGKPLSDAQRKHLFGQR
- a CDS encoding S9 family peptidase, giving the protein MRSVFAALALMLATSLAPAHAEKLTLDAITGSKPLSGPTLMKPQVAPDGSRVTFLRGKDSDRNQLDLWEYDIASGQTRLLVDAKVVLPGTETLSEEEKARRERQRISAYAGIVDYQWAPDAHALLFPLGGELYLYDLRKTGSAAVRKLTQGEGFATDPKISPKGGYVSFVRARNLWVIDLASGQQHQLTRDGSETIGNGVAEFVADEEMDRHTGYWWAPDDSAIAFARIDEAGVPVQKRPEVYADHTEVIEQRYPQAGQPNVRIQLGVIAPRADAQPQWIDLGKNPDIYLARVDWRDAQRLTFQRQSRDQKKLELIEATLAGGKQRVLVTETSKTWVPLNHDLHFLKDGRFVWGSERSGYAHLYLASEDGRKLAPLTHGDWIVDELLAVDEGAGKVYFAATKESPTQTELYAVPLAGGAIEKLSKPNGTHAASFAKNASVYVDSWSNTTTPPQIELFRANGEKIATLLVNDLADPQHPYSKYRDAQRPVEFGSLTAADGKTPLHYRLTKPAGFDPSKRYPVVVYVYGGPAAQTVLDSWPARGDALFDQYLAQHGYVVFSLDNRGTPRRGRDFGGALYQRQGTVEVDDQLRGVAWLKAQPWVDAARIGVYGWSNGGYMTLMLLARHSEAYACGVAGAPVTDWGLYDSHYTERYMNLPAANPDGYRDGRVAAHLDGLHSPLLLIHGMADDNVLFTNSTSLMSELQKRGKLFELMTYPGAKHGLSGTNALHRYRTTEAFLARCLTP
- a CDS encoding cytochrome c oxidase assembly factor Coa1 family protein; its protein translation is MSTPPPLPGSPLSDPVAAASPTAARKGWWARHWKWAVPLLALLLGAMLLASMAVFVLGIARVTKASEPYRVGLMAAQRDQRVIAALGAPVKDGIMPSGSISTSNGSGSANLSVSLHGARGNGTLYIEAERHAGQWHYTTLQVLPDAGEAIPLLEDVAPDQEDGGETDAESDSDADAASQRQAEVDPSAPVAADSTQ